The region CAGCCTCAAGAGGATGCCCGTTACGTTGGTAAGCCTGCCAATCTTTATAAATCTGTTTATGAAGATGGGAGATGGTCAGAGCCCTTCTTAATGGCCGATGCGGTGGCAGAGTTTAATCTTCGCCGCGATTCAGTTTTGAAGAGAATGATTTATTTTAAAGTTAAGAAAATGGATAAAAAGGACCCGACGAAGACCGCCGGTCTTTAAAGGTTTCAGGGGGAATTATGGGTACGTTATCAAAAAACACCGTCGCTCTGGGGGCGCTTGTATTTTTCAGTATTCCGTCCTTGGCGGCTGATAAAGATTTTCCAATGTCGGTCAACTCGGCGACATCGGGTGACTCTGTCGTGTCGGCGCCGGCCTCAGGATTGGTGACGAGATCTGGAAAAACAGAAGTCATGATCAAAGTAAACAACTCGTGCTTCGGGACCAACCTTCGTGGTGTGGGAAATCCATTAGCCCCAAGCTCCATTATTCAAGCTAGTTTTGTTATGGTGATTGGTGGGAAAGAATATCCAATCAGAGTCGAATATCCAGCGATGTTAGTAACGGCGGCGGGCATGTCCGGCGGTGGAACTGTAGCTCCGATGTCTACTGATAAGTTTTCCATCCCTGGTGGTGGATCTGCAGGGATTTTCGGAAACAGCGTTATCTTGAAAACGCCAATTCCAACCAGTGTTACGATTGATGATGAAGGTAACGTAAAGGAAAATGCGAAAGGGGATGTATATCTGAAAAGTTATGCATTCAATCAGGAAATCACATCTTGTAGCGGTTCGGCTGTTTATGGTGCTTACGGACACTCATCTAGTCATGCCACTTATCCATGCGGTGATTACATGGGGAAAAATGGCGCACTTTCCGCCTCCTTCGGCGGCATCTCCGTATCCTCTGATAAATCCAACATCGACATCAACGTCTCTTTCCCAGGACAAACAGGCTTCTGCGGTGGTTACTGGTCGCCGTTGATGGTGTTCTGGGATGATGAAAGACCGAAGTTTGATGCGATCAGTGATTTCCCTTTGAACCCATTCGGTAAAACGATGTGGCCAGAAGCAAAATCCCCAGGTTGGTTCGTGGCTTTGGATCGCGATAAGTCAGGTATGATTGATCAACGTAACGAGCTCTTTGGTGATAACGCAGACAAAGTGAATGGCTTTGAAGTCTTGAAGCAATTCGATTCGAACAAAGACGGCTTTATCGATAAAAAAGATAAAGAGTTTAAAAAGCTAGTTCTTTGGAATGATGCGAACGGCGATGGTCTTTCGCAAAAAGAAGAAGTCGTGAAGCTTTCTGACAAGATCACGAAGATTTCTTTGAACTATGAAAAAGGTGTTGTGAGACCGATCGGCCGCTACGCCGAGGCTCGTGAAAGAGCGAAATTTTGGTACAAAGAAAAAGGCAAAGAGAAGCAAGGAGATATCGTGGATATCTGGCTTGCGCCAGCGGAAACAAAGCTGAGTCAAAGATAAGAAAAAGGCGGGTGAACCCCGCCTTTTTTATTTTCACTTCCACCGTGGAAGTAAAATAGACCCTATTGTCCTCGTAGAAAAACTACTTCAACAAATCCTGAATCGTTTTTTCTAATAGTTCTGGTTTATCCGGACCAAATCCGCGATAGAAAGTCACCGGCTTTAAATTCTTATCAAATACATACAACGTCGGCAGAGCTTGGACCTTAAATTCACCAAGCATCTTTCTATCGTGATCTTGATAGATATAAAAATCAAAACTTTGACCCTTTAAAAACGCATCACGTTCTTTTAGATCGTCATCTTCATTCACGGCTATGACAACTAAGCCCTTATCCTTATAAGCCTTATAAAGCCGGTTGTAGTGCGGTAAAGCCTCTTTGCAGGGCGTACACCAAGAAGCCCAGAAGTCCACCAGGACGACTTTGCCCTTGAGCTTCTCAAAGTCGATTCCTTTAGCAGGGGATAACGGTGTCGCTGTGATCTTTTTAAAATCCACATCGAAATTCGTAGGTGTCGCAGCTAAAACAGCTATAGGAAAGAAAAGAGAAATAAAAAACAAACGAGCTAGCACCTAAGAAATCCTCTCGATATATTTCAGCAAAAGATCCCGCCCGCGGATCTTTGCGCGGAGGATAGATAAGAAAATAAATACGCCGCCCGTTTTTCGGTCTAGAAAGATCATTTCTTTAGGAGGAGTTCGCCATGA is a window of Bdellovibrio bacteriovorus DNA encoding:
- a CDS encoding TlpA family protein disulfide reductase, giving the protein MLARLFFISLFFPIAVLAATPTNFDVDFKKITATPLSPAKGIDFEKLKGKVVLVDFWASWCTPCKEALPHYNRLYKAYKDKGLVVIAVNEDDDLKERDAFLKGQSFDFYIYQDHDRKMLGEFKVQALPTLYVFDKNLKPVTFYRGFGPDKPELLEKTIQDLLK